In the Microcebus murinus isolate Inina chromosome 14, M.murinus_Inina_mat1.0, whole genome shotgun sequence genome, one interval contains:
- the FRAT2 gene encoding GSK-3-binding protein FRAT2: MPCRREEEEEAGEEAEGEEEEEDSFLLLEQSVTLGSSGEVDRLVAQIGETLQLDAAQDSPASPCAPPGAPLRPPQPLAAVPADKARAPAVPLLLPPASAEAVGPAPPGALRCALGDRGRVRGRAAPYCVAELTAGPTALPGPCRRGWLRGAVASRRLQQRRWTQAGARAGDDDPHLLLQQLVLSGNLIKEAVRRLQRAVAAVAATGPVGAPGSGGGHSGPDPVVLQPSGALL; encoded by the coding sequence ATGCCGTGccggagggaggaggaagaggaagccgGCGAGGAAgcggagggggaggaagaggaggaggacagcTTCCTCCTGCTGGAGCAGTCGGTGACGCTGGGCAGCTCGGGCGAGGTGGACCGGCTGGTGGCCCAGATCGGCGAGACGCTGCAGCTGGACGCGGCGCAGGACAGCCCGGCCTCCCCGTGCGCGCCCCCGGGGGCACCGCTGCGGCCCCCGCAGCCCCTGGCGGCGGTGCCGGCGGACAAGGCCCGGGCCCCGGCGGtgccgctgctgctgccgcccGCGTCGGCCGAGGCCGTGGGCCCTGCGCCCCCTGGGGCTCTGCGCTGCGCCCTTGGGGACCGCGGGCGCGTGCGGGGTCGGGCTGCGCCCTACTGCGTGGCCGAGCTCACCGCAGGCCCCACCGCACTACCCGGGCCGTGCCGGCGAGGGTGGCTCCGGGGCGCCGTCGCCTCCCGGCGCCTGCAGCAGCGACGATGGACTCAAGCCGGGGCACGCGCCGGCGACGACGACCCTCACCTACTCCTGCAGCAGCTCGTGCTTTCGGGAAACCTCATCAAGGAGGCCGTGCGGAGGCTCCAACGAGCCGTCGCCGCGGTTGCAGCCACTGGCCCCGTGGGCGCCCCTGGATCTGGGGGAGGCCACAGCGGACCAGACCCCGTCGTCTTACAGCCCTCAGGCGCCTTGCTCTGA